DNA sequence from the Hyalangium ruber genome:
TGGCTCCCTCGCCCTGAGATTGCCCTCCGGGCTAGGGGTGCGCGGCCGGCGGGCTGCGCGGCAGCCTCACGGTGAAGACCGTTCCCTCGGTGGCGGTGGAGCGAACATTCACGGTGCCACCGTGGGCGAGCACGATGTGGCGCACGATATAGAGCCCCAGGCCAATGCTGCCCTTCTCTTGATCCACGATCGCCGTGCCCCGCTCCAGCGGCTCGAAGATCCGGGGGAGCAGCTCCGGAGAGATCGGCGCTCCACGGTTGTGGACCTCCAGCACCACGGCATCCTCTTCACCGCGCGTCTCCACCCGCACCGGCGTCTCCGGTGGGCTGTATTGGAGCGCATTGCCCAGCAGATTGGAGATGACCTGCGCCAGCCGGTCCGAATCCCACTCGCCCTCTCCCCTCCCCGTCTGCGAGATCTGGATGATTCGATCGGGGCGGGAGAGTTGCGCCTCATCCACCACCGTCCGCGCCACCTCGTGCAGATCCGTGGCCTTGCGCTGAACGCGGATGCCCCCACCCTGCCGAGCCTGGGTGAAGTCCAGCAGGTCGCGGATCATCCGGGTGGCGCGCTCGGCGGCCAGGAGGATGAGGTGGATGCGTTGCTGCTGCCGCTCGTCGAAGGCCTGGCGCTTCAGGGCGGAGACGGTCAGCGTGATGGCGCTGAGCGGATTGCGAAGGTCATGGCTGACAATGCCAATCAACTGTCTCTCGAACTCGGCGCTCTGACGGGTCTCTTCCTCCAGGCGCTTCTGCTCGGTGACGTCCACCATCGCGCCCGTGAAGTGCGTCGGCTGGCCCTGCGCGTCCAGCAAGACGCGGCCCTGATCGCGGACCCACCGCGTGCCAGCGTCCGGCAAGAGGAGGCGGTATTCCTCGACGAAGCCACGGTGCTCATGGATGGCGCGCTGGATGGCCGCCTGGACTCGCTGCCGATCTTCCGAATGGATCCGGGAGAAGAAGTCCTCCAGGGGCTGGCGGGTCTCCACGGCCTCCAGTCCGAGGATGCGATTGGCCCCGGCATCTCGCGTGTCGAGGCCCGTCTTCAGGTCCACGCTCCAGGTGCCGATGTTGGCGGCCTGCAGTGCTGAACGCAGGCGCTCCTCACTCTCGCGCAGCGCCAGGGCCAGCGTCTCCACCTCTTGCCGGGCCTCCCGTTCGCGGGCCAGGAGCTCGCTGCGCTCGGCCTCCGCGCGCCAGGCCCGCTCCTCCGCCTCCTGCACCGCTGTCAGCGAGTCCTCCGCCAGGACTCGCCGCGCACGCTCATCCGCCAGCGCCCGCTTTCGCACCCACTCGCGGCGCACCAGCGCATGCACTCGCGCCACCAGCTCCAGCGGGCGGAAGGGCTTGAACACGTAGTCGTTCGCGCCTGCCTCCAGCCCCTTCACCACGTCCTCCAGCCCGTGATGCACCGTCAGCAGGAGCACGGGCAGCGTCTCGGTCGCGCGGTTGTTGCGCAGGTACTGGCAGACCTCGATGCCGGAGAGGCCGGGCAGCTCCCAATCCAGTACCAACGTATCGGGGAGCGGCTGCTGACCGAGCGCTTCCAGCAGACTCTCACCATCCGTGAAGGAGGTGATAATGCAGGTACGAGCGAGCGCTGCGCGGATGTACTCCGTCTCCGTCGGACTGTCGTCCAGGATCCAGATGCTAGGACGAGAATCCGCTGAGGGACTGGGCGTCATTGCAGGGGGCAGGCCCGCTTCGCTTTAGCAATCGCAACGGGGCACGGTCAATTCGGGGCCCCTCGGTCGCGGAGTCCTGCTGTCCCCATGAACGCACGGTCCGTGCCGAGGTAGTCCATCCTACCCAGGCCGGAGGAAAGCGCACTGCCCACCTGCTGAGTTGCCCACCCAACACTCTGGCATGCTAGATCGCTTGCGCATCATCCGAAGGAGGCGGCATGCCGGAGTTGGTGTTCTTTCGCCGGGGCGAGGAAGTGCTCAGGGTGGCACTGGGGCAGGAGCGCGTGGTGCTGGGCCGCGGGGAGAAGAGCGACGTCGTCATTCCCGATCCGGACGTGAGCCGACAGCACCTGGCGCTGGTGTACGACGGCACGCGCTGCTTGCTCGAGGATCTGTCGGGCAAGGGGACCCTCGTCGCCGGCAAGCCAATGACGCAGGGCGAGCTGGCGGACGGGGCGGACATCGCCCTGGGCCAGTGGCGCGCGGTGTTCCGGCAGCGCGGCGGCGGCGAGGACGAGGCCGCCACCGGCGTGGGGCGGCGCACGGACGTACAGTCGCGGGAGTTATCGGAGGACGGCTGGACACCGGCCCAGGTGCGGGTGAAGCAGGGCTCCAACGAGCTCATCCACGAGATCAGCGGCGAGAGCTTCACCATCGGCAAGGATCCGGCCAATGAGCTGGTGGTCCAGGATCGGTTCATCTCCAGCCGGCACCTGAAGGTGACTCGGCGTGAGGGCGTGTTCCATCTGGTGGACCTGAACTCCACCAACGGCACCTTCCTGGGCAACGCGCGCATCTTCGAGCTCGAGGTGCCGCTGCACACCACGCTGCGAGTGGGCGAGACGGAGCTCATCCTCGAGCCGCTGAGCCAGGGCGGGCCGGGGGCACCCTTCCACGGCATCATCGGCGGCGATCCTTCCGTGCGACAGCTCGTGGAGCTCATCGAGCGGGTGGCGCCCTCCACCGCCGCGGTGACCATCCTGGGCGAGTCGGGCACGGGCAAGGAGCTGGTGGCCAAGGCCCTCCACGATTGCTCCACGCGCGGGGACAAGCCCTTCATCCCCATCAACTGCGCGGCCATCTCCAAGGAGCTAATCGAGAGCGAGCTCTTCGGCCATGAGCGGGGTGCCTTCACCGGCGCGGACACGAAGCGCAAGGGCGCCTTCGAGGAGGCCCACGGCGGCACGCTGTTCCTGGATGAGATTGGCGAGCTGCCCTTGGACTTGCAGGCCAAGCTGCTGCGCGCCCTGGAGAGCGGAGAGGTCAAACGCGTGGGCGCCAGCCGTCCCATGCACCTGGACGTGCGCGTGCTGGCGGCGACGAACCGGGACCTGCTGGCCGATGTGCGCGAGGGCCGCTTCCGCGAGGATCTGTACTACCGGCTCTGCGTCATCCCCCTGACGCTGCCGCCCCTGCGCAGCCGGCGTGGGGACATCGCGGTGCTGGCCGAGCACTTCGTGCGCACCTACTCCCCCCGGGGACAGACGGTGAAGCTCTCCTCGGCCGCGGTGGACAAGCTTCAGCAGCACGCCTGGCCCGGCAACGTGCGCGAGCTGCGCAACGTGGTTCACCGCGCGCTGCTGCTGCGCAAGGGCCCCCACATCGACGCCACCGACATCACCTTCGATCAGGAGTACAGCCGCGAGCCGCTCCCCTCCTCGGCGCTATCGATGGAGCTGCCTGTGGGCATGACGCTGGAGCAGATGCTGCAGCGGCTGGAGCGGCAGATCATCGAGACGGCGCTGAGCCGCTACAAGAACCGGGGACGCGTCGCCAAGGAGCTGGGATTGGCCCGCTCCACCCTCTTCAAACGGCTGAAGGACTGGGGCATCACCCAGCCCGACGAGGAGCCTGAGTAGGCCCTGGGCCGACATCACGCACCGCGCCATAGGGCAGAGATCTTTTCGGCGGCTCAGGCGTCTAAGCCTGTAGGCCCCTTATGCGGGGGCCCTCAGGAGGCTTCTCATGGTCGCCGGTGTCGCCGGGTTACCCCCAATTTCCCAGCTCTACCGACAACATCGTACCCGGGCCCTGGCTGTGGCCCGGCGCATCGTCGGCGACGCGGATGACGCCGAGGATGTCGTGCAGGACGTCTTCACCCGGCTGGCGCGCAAGCCCGAGGGCTTCACCGGGCGCGCGGCGTGGACCACCTGGCTGCACCGGGTGATGGTGAACAGCAGCATCAACTGGCTGCGTGCGCGCAAGCGCCGCGAACGCCTGGGCCACGAGCCGCAGGAGCCCACCTCCCCCGAGGCGCATGCGGTGGGCCAGGAGATGCAGCAGCACTTCGGAGACGCGCTGCGGGAGGTGAGCGACCTCCAGCGGCAGGTGCTGTGGCTGCGCGAGGTGCGCGGCTTCAGCTACCCGGAGATCGCCCAGGTGCTGCGTGTGCCCGAGGGCACGGTGAAGAGCTCGCTGCACCGCGGGCGGATGCGCGCCCTCGCGGTGCTGGAGGAGCGCGGCCAGCGCCCGTAACGCGGCGGCGAGCCCGGCTCAAGCGCGCAGCTTGAGCCGCTCGCGCGCCTCGAACCATGCCGTGGGGATGGACGCGCGCCCCGCGCTCAGGGCGACGATGCCCCCCACGATGGCGCAGGTGGTGTCACGGTCTCCCAGGCCAGAGACCGTGGCCCAGAGCGCCTCCTCGTAGTTCTCCAGGTGCCGGGCCGCGCACCACACCGAGAACGGCACCGTGTCCTCGGAGATGACCCGCTCCCCGCTGCCCAGCGCCTTCGCCGCCGCCACGGGCGAAGTCTCCAGTGGCAGCGCCCGCGCCTTCTCCACCCCCCGGCGTGTCGCGCCCCGAGGCGTGTGCTCCAACACGAGCTCGAAGAGCCGCGAGGAGGGCTCACGCGTCTTGGGCCACTGGGCCGCCCAGGCCGCCGCCACCGCGATGGAGATGGCTCCCGCCTGCCCCTCGGGATGGAAGTGCGTCACCTCCGCCGAAGCCCGGGCCTCGGACACCACTCGGTTCAGGTCATCGGCGAAGTAGGCGCCCAGCGGCGCCACCCGCATCGCCCCACCGTTGCCCTTGGAGCCTTCGCCGCCGAAGACCTGCGCGGAGACCTTGCGCCAGGGCTCGCCCTGGTGGAGCGCCTCGAGGATGTCGTGCGCAGTCCCGCCATAACCCCGGTAGCGGTTGTCGCGGTAGCGGACGCCGAACACCTGGGCGAGCGCGTCCTGATCGATGCGCCCGTGTGCCTCCAGCACCTGGACGATGCCCAGCGCCATCTCCGTGTCATCCGTGTAGTTCCACGGAGGAGGCACCGTCTGCCGCCGCGCCACCATCTCCATCGCGGCCCGCGCGGGCAGGAAGAACCGCTCGCCAAACGCGTCCCCCACGGACAGACCGTCGAGGGACAGGAGGGCGCGCTCCATGCGCGCGGAGGAGTCCTCGGGCTTCGAGTTCGTCATACCGCATTCTCGAATGCCCGAGGACTAAGTGTCAACATGACACTATGGCGCCGGAATGGTCACCGGCACGCTGGTGGTGTTGTTGTCGAGCGTGAGCTCCTGGAAGGCGCGCGTGGGGTTGAGGGTGACCTGGAGGCGGTAGTCGCCCGGCGGCACATCGGTGATGTCCAGCCACTGGCAATCGAGCGTGTTGCCGTACAGGTCGGACCACCCGCGCTGGATGCCCTGGTTGTCACAGTTGAAGCGCTTGGAGCACGGCACATCGGGCCCCATGGCGACGCGCTGGGTGTCCTCCATGCAGTAAGCCTGCTTGCGGCCGTTGAGCACCGTGCGCCCCTGCCCGTCCAGCAGGGCGTAGGAGGCAAAGCCGCTGAAGTGGTAGTGGCCGTGGCAGGGCGAGAGGGTGAAGAGATCCGGTCGCTCGGCCGGCTGCGGCACCGTGAGGGTGGCGAAGCCCTGGTTCACCGCCTCCACGCTGAAGCGCAGCACGCGGCGCGCGCCGGTGCCCGACACGCACTCCTCGACCTTGGCGCACGAGTTCTCGGTCACGAACACCGTATCGAAGAGGATCTCGTCCTTCAGGCGCGCCTCGTCGACCATCAAATCCGGCAGCGGCGCCCTGACGCCGTGGCACTGGCAGTCGGAGCCACAGAACTGCCCCTCGCCGCAGCCAGGCTCACACGTGGGACGCAGGTGGTCGCACTTCGCGAACGTCTCGCACTTCCCCGTCAACGGCACGCACAGCTTCGCATCCGGGCAGAAGCCGCACTGCCCGCCGCACTGGTCGTCACCGCACTCCCGGCCATCGCACACCGGGGTACAGGGACTCGGTAGGCACTTGCCCCGAACACAGACCTGGCCGGACTCACAGACGCCACAGTTGCCGCCGCAGCCATCGCTCCCGCCGCAGTACAGGCCATCGCACTTGGGCACGCAGCCCTCCGCGGCGAAGCGAACCTGCAGGGCGAACGGCCCCAGGTTGCTGGCATCGAAGCCGTCGACGATGAGGTAGTAGGTCCCCGGGTCCAACGCCACGGAGATGCGCGAGCCGTACTCTCCCGGAGGCGAGGAGTCATCACTGCACGCGATCGTCCGCGCGGGCGTGTTGTCCAGGCAGTCGGCGGCGCCGTCCTCGCCGCGCTTCTTGCGCAGGTGCAGCACCGTGTCGTAGCCGGAGACGCGCGCCTCCAGCCCCAGTCGCTCGGTGAGGGTGAAGGAGTACACGGTCTCCACCGCGGTGCTGGTGCGATTGCAGGAAGGCACCGCCTGATGGAGCCCTCCGGAGCTGTCCCCATCGATGGTGTGATCGCCCACCAGCGGCGTGCCCTCGGCAAGCAGCGGCAGGGGAGCGCGACAGGTCCCCGGCTGCGTCTCGGGCTTGCACGCGAAGATCCCCTGCGCGCAGGCCTCGCCCGCGGGGCAGGCGCCACACGAGCCGCCGCAGCGATCATCACCGCACTGCTTGCCGGTGCAGTCGCGCTCGCAGCTCGCCATGCAGACCGCACAGGTGCCCGTGGGGGTGTGCTCACACGCGCGCGTCGCCTCGTTACACGCGTCCTGCGTACACTCCGCGCCGTCATCACACGGCGGCGGCCCGGAGACGCACTGGCCGTTGGTGAAGCGCTCCTCACCATTGCAGAAGGTGCCGTCGGAGCAGGTCACCTCCACCTGGGTCTTCAGGGATTCTCCGAAGGCGACGCCTCGGACCCAGGTGCCCCACTCCAGCTCATGGAGGCCCACCACCCCAGGGCCCGCAAGCGCCCCTCGGAAGGTGCCCACCTCGCCGGGCTTTACATCCTGTGAGATGTGGAGTGTGCCACCGGCCCACGCCTCCTGACCGGGTCGCGGCATCACATACACCTCGCGCGGCTTCCACTTGGCGGTGCCCTCATTCTTGAGGGACAGGGAGACGATTCCTCCACGGCTCGGCGGCGCGCGCAGGGGAGCGGTGGGCTCTACCCAGGTCGCGGAATAGAGCGTGTCGTCATCCACACAAGCGATGCCCAATACCGCGAGTGCTCCCAGCCATGTCAGGACCTTGCGCACGCGTACCCCCCGTGAAGGACTGGACAAAGCATTGAGTCAGTCTCCAGCCCTGTCATGTGACTCACAGTGGAAAGCGCTAGAATCACACACATCCTCCATCCGGAGGAGGAGGGTTTCGTGGGTCGAGCGTGACTCCGGTCCGTGGTGCCTCCGCTCGGCTACTCTTGGGCGGACGAGCAGGCAGCCCTGGAGGCCACATTCACCGCGACAGCGCTCTCGCGATACGCTGTTGCACAGTGAACACAGAAGAAACGGATCGCACAGCGGGGGGTCGGAACATGCAGGGCAAGAGAGTGCTTGTCGTGGACGACTCCAGCACGATCCGCGCGGCGGTGAAGTTCATCCTCGGCGGCCAGGAGCTCGAGCTGCTCATGGCCGAGGACGGCCGCCAGGGCGTGGACACCGCCACCCGCGAGCTGCCGGACCTCATCCTCATGGATGTGGAGATGCCGCACCTGGACGGGTTCTCGGCCTGCCGCCAGCTGCGCCAGCAGGAGTCGACCCGGCACATTCCGATCATCCTCATCACCAGCCGGGGCGCTCAGGTGGACGTGGCGCGCGGTTATGAGAGCGGTTGCACCCTCTATCTCACCAAGCCCTTCGACGAAGAGCGGCTGCGTGGCGTGGTGAAGCGCTTTCTGTCGCGCAGCGGCGCGGGCCAGCGGGAGGCGGCCCATGGCACCACCGGCTGACGAGTCCCGCGAGGAGATCCTCCGGGAGTTCCTCCTCGAGAGCCGAGAGAACCTCGACCAGTTCGAGGCCGGGCTGCTGCGACTGGAGACCGAGCCCGTCTCGCCGCCGCTGCTCACCGGCCTGTTCCGCAACCTCCACACCGTGAAGGGCACCTGTGGCTTCCTCGGCTTCACGGGCCTGGAGGCGCTCACGCACGCCAGCGAGGACCTGCTGCAGCTCGCGCGAGAGGGCCAGCTCACGCTGGACACCGAGTGCCTCGCCACGCTGCTGGCCACGGTGGACACCGCTCGCCAGGTCATCCAGCACATCGAGACCACGGGCTCGGAGGGCACTCCGGTACACGGGTCGCTCCTGGCGCGCCTGCAGCGGCTGCGGAAGGGCGGCCTCGCTTCTCCACTCCCGTCCTCCACCGAGCTGGTGCTCCCCACCTCGGGGGCGGCGGAGACGAAGGTCCGCGTGGACGTCGCGCTGCTGGACCGGATGATGAACCTGGTGGGCGAGCTGGTCCTGTCGCGCAACCAGCTGCTCCAGAGCCTGTCCACGGCCACCTCCGGCGCCGATCTATCCTCCGGCGCGCACCGCCTGAGCCTCGTCACCACCGAGCTGCAGGAGGTGGTGATGAAGACGCGGCTCCAGCCCATCGGCAACGTGTGGAACCGCTTCCCGCGCCTGGTGCGGGACCTGGCCCACGCCTGCGGCAAGCAGGTGCGGCTGAAGATGGAGGGCGCGGACACCGAGCTGGACAAGACGCTGCTCGAGGCGGTGATGGATCCGCTCACCCACCTGCTGCGCAACGCCATCGACCATGGCCTGGAGGCCCCGGCCCAGCGCGTGGCTCAGGGCAAGGAGCCCGTGGGCTGCGTGACGCTCCAGGCCTACCACGAGAGCGGCATGGTCAACGTCGAGCTGTCCGACGACGGCGCCGGCATCGACCCCCAACGGATCCTCCAGCGAGCGATGGAGCTCCGACTGGTCACCGCGGAGCAAGCCGCGACGCTGAGCGATCGCGAGGCGCTGGCCTTCCTCTTCGCCCCGGGCTTCAGCACCGCGGAGCGGGTCACCTCCCTCTCCGGGCGCGGCGTGGGCATGGATGTGGTGAAGGTCCACATCGAGAAGATCGGCGGCACGGTGGACATCCACAGCCGGCCGGGCCAGGGCACGACGGTGAAGCTGAAGATTCCGCTCACCCTGGCCATCATCCCCGCCCTCATCGTCACCTGCCGGAATGAGCGCTTCGCCATTCCCCAGGCCAGCCTGCTGGAGGTGGTACGACTCGAGGGAGAGCAGGTTCGGCGCCACATCACCTCCCTGCAGGGCAGCCCGGTCTTCCGGCTGCGCGACCGGTTGCTGCCGCTGGCCTGGCTCTCCCGGGAGCTGAAGCTCGCCGCCGAGATTCCCGCCGCGCTGGAGGAGGTCTCCATCGTGGTGCTCCAGGCGGGAGAGCGCACCTTTGGCCTGGTCGTGGACGCCATCAACGACACCGAGGAGATCGTCGTCAAGCCGCTGTGGAAGCGGCTCAAGGCCATCACCTGCTACGCGGGGGCCACGGTGCTCGGAGACGGCCGGGTCGCGCTCATCCTGGACGCGCTGGGGCTGGGACAGCGGGTGGGCGTGGTGAACGAGGCGCGGGAGCAGCTGGTCGGACAGCGGACAGCAGCCCCCGAGGCTCGCGAGGAGCGAGAGCGCGTCCTCCTGTGCCGCAACGGCCCGGAGGGCCAACTGGCCATCCTCCTGTCACGGGTGTCGCGGCTGGAGAAGCTGCCGGCCTCGCGCGTGGAGCACATCGGCGCCATGGAGGTGGTGCAGTACCGGGGCCAGCTCCTGCCGCTGGTGCGGGTAGCCGCGATGCTCCAGGAGCGGCGCCGCCAACCCCGGCATCCCTCCCAAGAAGCCACCGCGGAGGAGGAAGAGTTCTCGGTCATCGTCTGCGCCCATGGGGAGACGCACGTGGGGCTGGTGGTGGACGCCATCCAGGACGTGGTGGAGGTGAAGGTGGAGCTGCAGCGGCACTCCCGCCGCGCCGGCGTCCTCGGCTCCATGGTGGTGCAGGGTCGCGCCACCGAGTTCCTCGACGTGGAGGGGCTGGTGCGCGCCGCCCTCCCCTCGCTGGTCGCGGGCCTCGCCGCGCCACTGGACAGGAGCGCGTAGGCCATGCCCGCCACCCGCCAGATGTGTACCTTCACCGTGGACGGGAACCTCTTCGGCGTGGAGCTGGAGCGGGTGCAGGAGATCCTCCGCGCCCAGCCCCTGGCCCGCATTCCCCTGGCGCCCTCCGAGGTGGCGGGCCTGATCAACCTCCGAGGGCAGATCGTCCCCGCCATCGACCTGCGGCGCCGGCTGGCCATGGCCGAGCGCTCCCCCGAGGCCGAGCCTACCAACGTCGTGCTGCGCGGCGACGACGGGGCGGTGAGCCTGCTGGTGGATGAGATCGGCGATATCCTCACCGTGTCCGCCGAGACCTTCGAGCCACCGCCCGAGCACCTGCGCGGTCCCCTGCGCGCGCTCCTGCTGGGCGTCCACAAGCTGCAAGACGCGCTGCTGCTGGTGCTCTCGCCGGACGCCGCCATCGACATCTCCCCCCTTCCTCAAGCCTGACCCCGAGCCTGCCCCATGCCTCGCACGCCCAAACCCTCTCCCCGCGCCTCCGCCCCCGAGGCCGCCGCCCCGAGAGCCCCCGCCAACCGGGCGCCTCGCAACGAGGTGCGCGCGCGCAAGCCCGCACCGGGCTCGGCGCCCAACGTCGTGGACGCGGCCCGTGAGCTGCTGGAGGGCAGCGGGGCCCGCGCCATCCTGGACCACGCGCAGACCAACCTCTTCGTGGCCGATCTGGACTTCACCATCGTCTATATGAACGAGTCGGCCAGCCAGACGCTGCGGCTCGTCGAGAGGGAGCTCGAGAGCTCCTTCGGCATCCGCGTGGACGATGTCGTCGGCGGCTCCATCCACCGCTTCCACCGCAACAGCAGCCGGGTGGAGAAGGTGCTGCGCAATCCCACCGCCCTGCCCCATGACGCGATGTTCGAGTTCGGCGGCGTCATGTTGAAGTCGCGCATCAACGGCGTGTTCGACCGACGCAACACGCTCATCGGCTACGTGGTGGCATGGAGCAACGTCACCGAGCAGGTGAAGGCCGAGACCGAGGCGGCGCAGCTGCGGATGATGATCGAGAGCGCCCCCATCAGCGTGATGCTGGCGGACATGTCGCTGAACATCATCTACCTGAACCCGGCCTGCCTGCGGTTCTTGAAGTCGGTGGAGAAGCACCTGCCTGTGCCCGCCGAGAAGGTGCTGGGCTCCTCCATCGACGTCTTCCACCGCGACCCCAGCCACCAGCGCCGGCTGCTGGCCAGCGACAAGAATCTGCCCATCCGGACGAAGATCCGCCTGGGACCGGAGGTGGCGGAGCTCCTGGTGACGGCCATCTACGACAAGCAGGGCCGGTACGTGGGCCCGATGGTCACCTGGGAGCTCGTCACGGAGAAGATCGCCACCGAGCAGCGCGAGAAGGCGCTGGTGGAGACGCTGCGCGGCGTGCTCAAGGAGGTGGCGGTCCACGCGCAGGCGCTGGCCGCCAGCTCGCAGGAGCTGTCCAGCATCAGCCAGCAGATGGTGGGCACCGCCCAGGAGACGTCGAACCAGGCCAACCACGTCTCCACCGGCTCCGAGCTGGTGAGCCGCAACGTCCAGGGCGTGGCCACCGGTATCGAAGAGGTGAACACCAACATCCGGGAGATCGCCAAGAACGCCAACAGCGCGGCGAAGGTGGCCTCCTCGGCGGTGGGGGTGGCGCAGAAGACCACGGGCACCATCACCAAGCTGGGCACCAGCAGCGGGCAGATCGGCAAGGTCATCAAGGTCATCACCTCCATCGCCCAGCAGACGAACCTGCTGGCGCTCAACGCCACCATCGAGGCTGCGCGCGCGGGCGAGGCGGGCCGGGGCTTCGCCGTGGTGGCCAACGAGGTGAAGGAGCTGGCCAAGGAGACGGCGCGGGCCACCGAGGACATCGGGCAGAAGATCGCCGCCATCCAGAAGGACACCGAGGAGGTCATCTCGGCCATCGAGGAGATCAGCACCACCATCACCAGCATCAATGACTTGCAGACGGCCATCGCCACCTCCGTGGAGGAGCAGACGGCCACGGCGGGGGAAATCCTCCGCAACGTGAGCGAAGCGGCCAAGGGCAGCCGGCAGATCACCGATAACATCACCCTGGTGGCGCAGGCCGCGAGCAGCACCACGGAGGGCGCCACCAGCACGCAGAAGGCGGCGGTGGATCTGGCGAACATGGCGCAGGCGCTCCAGCGGCTGGTCTTGCAGTTCGAGGACCTCGATCAGGAGCGGGCCAAGGCGAAGTAGTGGCATAGGAGGTAAAACGGTGCAGGTGCTCGTCGTCGACGACTCGCGGGTGGCGCGCCGGATCATCAGCCGCCTGCTTCGAGAGCTGGGCTTCTCCGTGACGGAGGCGGCCGACGGCCGTCAGGCGCTCGAGGCCCTTCGGGCCCACGAGGGCCTGGGGCTCGCCCTGGTGGACTGGAACATGCCCGAGCTGGATGGGCTGGCCTTCGTCCAAGTGCTCCGCTCGGACCCAACCTACGCGGGGGTGAAGATCCTCATGGTCACCAGCGAGACGGGGATGCACAAGGTCCGTCAGGCGCTCCAGGCCGGAGTCGATGAGTACGTCATGAAGCCGTTCACTCGCGAGGCTCTCCTGGAGAAGCTCGCCCTGCTGGGCTTCTCCCTGCCCTCCTGAGTGACGCCATGGCTCTCATCCGCATCCTCGTGGCTGATGACTCGGCGGTCGCCCGGAGGCAGATCGCGCTGATGCTCAGCAGGGACCCGGAGCTGCTGGTGGTGGGCACCGCGCCCACGGGCCGCACGGCGATCGAGAAGGTCGAGCAGCTCAAGCCGGATGTCCTGCTGCTCGATCTGGCGATGCCAGACATGAACGGGCTGGACGTGCTCACGGTGGTGCGCAAGCA
Encoded proteins:
- a CDS encoding sigma 54-interacting transcriptional regulator; protein product: MPELVFFRRGEEVLRVALGQERVVLGRGEKSDVVIPDPDVSRQHLALVYDGTRCLLEDLSGKGTLVAGKPMTQGELADGADIALGQWRAVFRQRGGGEDEAATGVGRRTDVQSRELSEDGWTPAQVRVKQGSNELIHEISGESFTIGKDPANELVVQDRFISSRHLKVTRREGVFHLVDLNSTNGTFLGNARIFELEVPLHTTLRVGETELILEPLSQGGPGAPFHGIIGGDPSVRQLVELIERVAPSTAAVTILGESGTGKELVAKALHDCSTRGDKPFIPINCAAISKELIESELFGHERGAFTGADTKRKGAFEEAHGGTLFLDEIGELPLDLQAKLLRALESGEVKRVGASRPMHLDVRVLAATNRDLLADVREGRFREDLYYRLCVIPLTLPPLRSRRGDIAVLAEHFVRTYSPRGQTVKLSSAAVDKLQQHAWPGNVRELRNVVHRALLLRKGPHIDATDITFDQEYSREPLPSSALSMELPVGMTLEQMLQRLERQIIETALSRYKNRGRVAKELGLARSTLFKRLKDWGITQPDEEPE
- a CDS encoding ADP-ribosylglycohydrolase family protein — its product is MTNSKPEDSSARMERALLSLDGLSVGDAFGERFFLPARAAMEMVARRQTVPPPWNYTDDTEMALGIVQVLEAHGRIDQDALAQVFGVRYRDNRYRGYGGTAHDILEALHQGEPWRKVSAQVFGGEGSKGNGGAMRVAPLGAYFADDLNRVVSEARASAEVTHFHPEGQAGAISIAVAAAWAAQWPKTREPSSRLFELVLEHTPRGATRRGVEKARALPLETSPVAAAKALGSGERVISEDTVPFSVWCAARHLENYEEALWATVSGLGDRDTTCAIVGGIVALSAGRASIPTAWFEARERLKLRA
- a CDS encoding lysyl oxidase family protein, whose product is MRKVLTWLGALAVLGIACVDDDTLYSATWVEPTAPLRAPPSRGGIVSLSLKNEGTAKWKPREVYVMPRPGQEAWAGGTLHISQDVKPGEVGTFRGALAGPGVVGLHELEWGTWVRGVAFGESLKTQVEVTCSDGTFCNGEERFTNGQCVSGPPPCDDGAECTQDACNEATRACEHTPTGTCAVCMASCERDCTGKQCGDDRCGGSCGACPAGEACAQGIFACKPETQPGTCRAPLPLLAEGTPLVGDHTIDGDSSGGLHQAVPSCNRTSTAVETVYSFTLTERLGLEARVSGYDTVLHLRKKRGEDGAADCLDNTPARTIACSDDSSPPGEYGSRISVALDPGTYYLIVDGFDASNLGPFALQVRFAAEGCVPKCDGLYCGGSDGCGGNCGVCESGQVCVRGKCLPSPCTPVCDGRECGDDQCGGQCGFCPDAKLCVPLTGKCETFAKCDHLRPTCEPGCGEGQFCGSDCQCHGVRAPLPDLMVDEARLKDEILFDTVFVTENSCAKVEECVSGTGARRVLRFSVEAVNQGFATLTVPQPAERPDLFTLSPCHGHYHFSGFASYALLDGQGRTVLNGRKQAYCMEDTQRVAMGPDVPCSKRFNCDNQGIQRGWSDLYGNTLDCQWLDITDVPPGDYRLQVTLNPTRAFQELTLDNNTTSVPVTIPAP
- a CDS encoding RNA polymerase sigma factor, which produces MVAGVAGLPPISQLYRQHRTRALAVARRIVGDADDAEDVVQDVFTRLARKPEGFTGRAAWTTWLHRVMVNSSINWLRARKRRERLGHEPQEPTSPEAHAVGQEMQQHFGDALREVSDLQRQVLWLREVRGFSYPEIAQVLRVPEGTVKSSLHRGRMRALAVLEERGQRP
- a CDS encoding ATP-binding protein, whose translation is MTPSPSADSRPSIWILDDSPTETEYIRAALARTCIITSFTDGESLLEALGQQPLPDTLVLDWELPGLSGIEVCQYLRNNRATETLPVLLLTVHHGLEDVVKGLEAGANDYVFKPFRPLELVARVHALVRREWVRKRALADERARRVLAEDSLTAVQEAEERAWRAEAERSELLAREREARQEVETLALALRESEERLRSALQAANIGTWSVDLKTGLDTRDAGANRILGLEAVETRQPLEDFFSRIHSEDRQRVQAAIQRAIHEHRGFVEEYRLLLPDAGTRWVRDQGRVLLDAQGQPTHFTGAMVDVTEQKRLEEETRQSAEFERQLIGIVSHDLRNPLSAITLTVSALKRQAFDERQQQRIHLILLAAERATRMIRDLLDFTQARQGGGIRVQRKATDLHEVARTVVDEAQLSRPDRIIQISQTGRGEGEWDSDRLAQVISNLLGNALQYSPPETPVRVETRGEEDAVVLEVHNRGAPISPELLPRIFEPLERGTAIVDQEKGSIGLGLYIVRHIVLAHGGTVNVRSTATEGTVFTVRLPRSPPAAHP
- a CDS encoding response regulator; the encoded protein is MDDSSTIRAAVKFILGGQELELLMAEDGRQGVDTATRELPDLILMDVEMPHLDGFSACRQLRQQESTRHIPIILITSRGAQVDVARGYESGCTLYLTKPFDEERLRGVVKRFLSRSGAGQREAAHGTTG